One genomic window of Luteitalea pratensis includes the following:
- a CDS encoding ROK family transcriptional regulator: MRRINPDRFQVATRGTSREINSRIVLSLVRERQPISRADLARAMGVSRAAVTLIVNDLLAQRLVVEQPATKTMRGRRPLYLSINARRRSVAAVDIRATETFLQLMDLNGHPISPVVAVRSARDPKRLVATIARRVASLLAEFNDVGGCEGLGVIVPGMVERTTMRVLHAPTLGWRDVDIRDPLATATGLPVQIENSGRACALAQWWSLRERRSPVHGDLVFVSVSDGVGVGVVMGGEVLRGSHNIAGEFGHVPLSLDGPRCSCGANGCWEAYVSNLATLARYFGRPARYGPQPAEERPFSVSDLVVCARGGDVKALASLHATARYLGLGLASVINALNPGFVVIGGEITEAWDLIEGIVRSALGERALTPAAAATDIRTVAASEHPRLQGAAALVIAPSFAAPVVA; the protein is encoded by the coding sequence ATGCGCCGGATCAACCCGGACCGCTTCCAGGTCGCCACTCGCGGCACCAGCCGCGAGATCAACAGCCGTATCGTGCTGAGCCTCGTCCGCGAGCGCCAGCCGATCTCGCGTGCCGACCTCGCGCGTGCGATGGGCGTCAGCCGCGCCGCCGTGACGCTCATCGTCAACGACCTGCTGGCGCAGCGGCTCGTCGTGGAGCAGCCCGCCACGAAGACGATGCGCGGACGCCGCCCGTTGTACCTCTCGATCAACGCGCGCCGCCGCTCGGTGGCGGCAGTGGACATCCGCGCGACCGAGACGTTCCTGCAGCTGATGGATCTGAACGGGCACCCGATCAGTCCGGTGGTCGCCGTGCGATCGGCCCGCGACCCGAAGCGCCTTGTCGCCACCATCGCCAGGCGCGTCGCGTCCCTGCTCGCCGAGTTCAACGACGTGGGCGGCTGTGAGGGCCTCGGCGTGATCGTCCCGGGCATGGTCGAACGGACGACGATGCGCGTGCTGCACGCGCCGACGCTCGGCTGGCGGGATGTGGACATCCGCGACCCGCTCGCGACGGCGACGGGCCTGCCGGTCCAGATCGAGAATTCCGGCCGTGCGTGCGCGTTGGCCCAGTGGTGGTCGCTCCGGGAGCGCCGGTCACCGGTGCATGGCGACCTCGTGTTCGTGAGCGTGTCCGATGGCGTCGGCGTCGGCGTGGTCATGGGTGGCGAGGTACTCCGCGGCAGCCACAACATTGCCGGTGAGTTCGGGCACGTGCCGCTGTCGCTCGACGGCCCCCGCTGTTCGTGTGGCGCCAACGGCTGCTGGGAGGCCTACGTGTCGAACCTCGCCACATTGGCGCGTTACTTCGGCCGGCCGGCGCGTTACGGCCCGCAGCCAGCGGAGGAGCGCCCGTTCAGCGTGAGCGACCTGGTGGTCTGCGCTCGCGGCGGTGACGTCAAGGCTCTCGCGTCCCTGCACGCGACCGCGCGCTACCTCGGGCTCGGGCTCGCGTCCGTGATCAATGCGCTCAACCCCGGCTTCGTGGTCATCGGTGGCGAGATCACGGAAGCCTGGGACCTAATCGAGGGCATCGTGCGGTCTGCGCTGGGCGAGCGGGCCCTCACGCCTGCGGCGGCCGCCACCGACATCCGCACCGTGGCGGCGTCCGAGCATCCACGGTTGCAGGGCGCTGCGGCGCTCGTCATCGCGCCCTCCTTTGCCGCGCCGGTGGTGGCCTGA
- a CDS encoding TonB-dependent receptor encodes MTTYRSGVRWLVFAAAALAFTLAAPAAAQDYRARVQGTVRDNSTAVLPGVAVTLTNDATGVVASRTSDGNGHYLFDFVDPGVYTVGAALDGFKTVQQRAVRVTQRGDLTVDLQLELGAVTETVTVEVAPVTVQFNTSSAQLTVEQQLLDQMPIPGRNPYNISGLDPTVVVSPATNENRPYHHAYANDYDAGGGTRRANDVLLDGVPLGASYKTSYTPAVDAVEQITISKNSVDAENGNSLGGIISLNMKSGTNVFRGSTYANFRSPSMNARTDPTLVTAPGATPLRGSDLKMYGGTLGGPILKNRLFSFTSFEQWDDSRPLSIVRTVPTELERGGDFSRSALNGAIRTIYNPFTSSLDPANGRVIRSPFPGNVIPSSLFDPVAVKMLAAIPLPNLAGNVDNWQGSVDEKVNYWNFSQRVDMTVTDAVKVFARVGVFKADLYQENPISSGAGFFPLSGSNRDGMSLAGDAVWVMSKNTTLNVRGSYYNMVDEFYNPSLLLGEEGLNNYWSNNWYSSLYNSGYVYYPALDVTSGTGTGTGNRLGRQGREWYQHPDAWNLSARMNWYAGTHNLKWGGETRAYFGEAARFEPINLVFNSTLTANSSDSPLVATSGNQWATFLLGALDNQTSARLVPLQTTNLRGYSAYLQDDWRVSDRLTVNLGVRWEYETGATDPDNRLSQGLDLTQPIPEMQSTPPAMPSNAAQLMASKGYGWTYNGAWQFATEQSPRAWDTAWANFMPRFGINYRIGDDAVLRFAYARFMMPISNVRDTLGDFVSQYTGYAQTTTSLGLSNGQPQQLLANPFPANNPVQEPTGQALGRYTGLGGAVSYDQYALRPQINDRLNLSFQKEVWGGTVLEGSYFFNYGTRVPYTVNLNMRDPAFTYEQGAALNAQVTNPFRNYLTPETFPGPLRNNATVTLGSLLVPYPQYGAITQTNTNGGRTMTTHSYEVRAQHPFSHGVSFLVAYAFQRDRIQNWLGDVEQYQVMTTSGQEGWEWQPANPALPEHRLTAALTWQLPVGRDRAYLADAPLLVDYIIGGWQYTTSLRAYSGRPVLFTNANAVSGDPTLDDPSRALWFDTTKFATQPAFTPRTNPVFYDGLNGPGAWFVDMTLTKSFPIGHYRLEARAEAYNALNHNVWDQPDTTFGGGTFGQVTRKRTDASGREIQLGLRFVF; translated from the coding sequence ATGACGACATACCGTTCCGGAGTTCGCTGGCTGGTGTTTGCCGCCGCCGCGTTAGCGTTCACGCTGGCGGCGCCAGCCGCCGCCCAGGATTACCGCGCTCGCGTGCAGGGCACCGTGCGCGACAACAGCACCGCTGTCCTGCCCGGTGTCGCCGTCACCTTGACCAACGACGCCACCGGCGTCGTTGCGTCGCGGACCAGCGACGGGAACGGTCACTACCTGTTCGATTTCGTGGACCCGGGCGTCTACACGGTCGGCGCCGCCCTCGATGGCTTCAAGACGGTGCAACAACGCGCCGTCAGGGTGACCCAACGCGGCGACCTGACCGTGGACCTGCAGCTCGAGCTCGGGGCGGTCACCGAGACCGTCACCGTGGAGGTGGCTCCGGTCACCGTCCAGTTCAACACCAGCAGCGCACAGCTGACGGTGGAGCAGCAACTGCTCGATCAGATGCCGATTCCGGGCCGCAACCCTTACAACATCTCCGGACTGGATCCGACGGTCGTAGTTTCTCCGGCCACCAACGAGAACCGGCCGTATCACCACGCATACGCCAACGACTACGACGCCGGCGGCGGCACGCGCCGCGCCAACGACGTGCTGCTCGACGGCGTGCCACTCGGCGCCAGCTACAAGACGTCGTACACGCCGGCCGTGGACGCGGTCGAGCAAATCACCATCTCCAAGAACAGCGTCGATGCCGAGAACGGCAACAGCCTCGGCGGCATCATCAGCCTGAACATGAAATCGGGCACCAACGTGTTCCGCGGCTCGACCTACGCCAACTTCCGCTCGCCATCGATGAACGCACGTACCGACCCGACGCTGGTGACCGCACCCGGCGCCACACCGCTGCGCGGTAGTGACCTGAAGATGTACGGCGGCACCCTCGGCGGGCCCATCCTGAAGAACCGGCTGTTCTCGTTCACGTCCTTCGAGCAGTGGGACGACAGCCGCCCGCTGTCGATCGTCCGCACCGTGCCGACTGAACTCGAGCGCGGCGGCGACTTCAGCCGCTCGGCGCTGAACGGCGCCATCCGGACCATCTACAACCCGTTCACCTCTTCGCTCGATCCCGCCAACGGACGCGTCATCCGTTCGCCGTTCCCCGGCAACGTGATCCCCTCGTCCCTTTTCGATCCCGTGGCCGTCAAGATGCTTGCGGCCATTCCGTTGCCCAACCTCGCAGGCAACGTCGACAACTGGCAGGGCAGCGTCGACGAGAAAGTCAACTACTGGAACTTCTCGCAGCGCGTCGACATGACGGTCACCGACGCCGTCAAGGTGTTCGCGCGCGTCGGCGTCTTCAAGGCCGACCTCTACCAGGAGAACCCGATCAGCTCGGGCGCGGGGTTCTTCCCGCTCTCCGGCAGCAACCGTGACGGCATGAGCCTGGCGGGCGACGCGGTGTGGGTGATGTCGAAGAACACCACGCTGAACGTGCGCGGCAGCTACTACAACATGGTCGACGAGTTCTACAATCCGTCGCTGCTGCTCGGAGAAGAGGGCCTCAACAATTACTGGTCGAACAACTGGTACTCGTCGCTCTACAACAGCGGCTACGTGTACTACCCGGCGCTCGACGTCACGTCCGGCACCGGCACCGGCACCGGCAACCGACTCGGCCGGCAGGGCCGCGAGTGGTATCAGCACCCCGATGCCTGGAACCTGTCGGCCCGCATGAACTGGTACGCCGGCACGCACAACCTGAAGTGGGGCGGCGAGACGCGTGCCTACTTCGGCGAAGCGGCGCGATTCGAGCCGATCAACCTCGTCTTCAACTCGACGCTGACGGCCAACAGCTCCGACTCGCCGCTGGTGGCCACCAGCGGCAACCAGTGGGCGACCTTCCTGCTCGGCGCGCTCGACAACCAGACGTCGGCGCGGCTGGTGCCACTGCAGACGACGAACCTGCGCGGCTATTCGGCTTACCTGCAGGACGACTGGCGGGTCAGCGACCGCTTGACGGTCAATCTCGGCGTTCGCTGGGAATACGAGACGGGCGCCACCGATCCCGACAATCGCCTGTCGCAGGGGCTCGACCTCACTCAGCCCATCCCGGAGATGCAGTCGACGCCGCCGGCGATGCCGTCCAACGCGGCACAGTTGATGGCCAGCAAGGGATACGGCTGGACCTACAACGGCGCCTGGCAGTTCGCCACCGAGCAGAGCCCGCGCGCCTGGGACACGGCGTGGGCCAACTTCATGCCGCGCTTCGGCATCAACTACCGCATCGGCGACGACGCGGTGCTGCGCTTCGCGTACGCGCGCTTCATGATGCCGATCAGCAACGTCCGCGATACGCTCGGCGACTTCGTCAGCCAGTACACCGGCTACGCGCAGACCACCACGTCGCTCGGGCTCTCCAACGGCCAGCCGCAGCAACTGCTCGCAAATCCGTTCCCGGCCAACAACCCCGTGCAGGAGCCGACGGGACAGGCCCTCGGCCGCTATACCGGGCTGGGCGGCGCGGTCAGCTACGACCAGTACGCGCTCCGGCCGCAGATCAACGACCGCCTCAACCTGTCGTTCCAGAAGGAAGTGTGGGGCGGCACGGTCCTCGAGGGCTCGTACTTCTTCAATTACGGGACGCGCGTGCCGTACACCGTCAACCTGAACATGCGCGATCCCGCGTTCACCTACGAGCAGGGCGCGGCGCTGAACGCGCAGGTCACCAATCCCTTCCGCAACTACCTGACGCCCGAGACGTTCCCGGGCCCATTGCGCAACAACGCGACGGTCACCCTCGGCAGCCTGCTCGTGCCCTATCCGCAGTACGGCGCGATCACGCAGACCAACACCAACGGCGGCCGCACGATGACCACGCACAGCTACGAAGTGCGCGCGCAGCATCCGTTCAGCCACGGCGTCAGCTTCCTTGTCGCCTACGCGTTCCAGCGTGATCGCATCCAGAATTGGCTGGGCGACGTCGAGCAGTATCAGGTGATGACCACCAGCGGACAGGAAGGCTGGGAGTGGCAGCCAGCCAATCCGGCGTTGCCTGAACATCGCCTGACGGCGGCGCTGACATGGCAACTGCCGGTGGGACGTGATCGCGCGTATCTTGCCGACGCGCCGCTGCTTGTCGACTACATCATCGGCGGCTGGCAGTACACGACCTCGCTGCGGGCGTACTCGGGCCGCCCGGTGCTTTTCACGAACGCCAACGCCGTCAGCGGCGACCCGACGCTGGACGATCCGTCCCGCGCCCTCTGGTTCGACACGACCAAGTTCGCCACGCAGCCTGCCTTCACGCCGCGCACCAACCCGGTGTTCTACGACGGGCTGAACGGCCCGGGCGCGTGGTTTGTCGACATGACACTCACCAAGTCGTTCCCGATCGGCCATTATCGTCTCGAGGCGCGCGCCGAGGCCTACAACGCGCTCAATCACAACGTGTGGGACCAGCCGGACACGACGTTCGGCGGCGGGACGTTCGGCCAGGTGACGCGCAAGCGCACCGACGCCTCTGGCCGTGAGATCCAGCTCGGCCTGCGCTTCGTGTTCTGA
- a CDS encoding DUF1593 domain-containing protein produces the protein MTTRELPWPFLRVTIAALAALAVISGAVVPGGAAVTRPRVIVSTDIGGTDPDDFQSMVHLLLYADVVDLEGLISSPYGPGRHEHILAVIDTYASDYPRLRTHAATYPEPEQLRRMATQGALDRVQGSGVAGATAGSAWIAKQARRDDPRPLYILVWGGLEDVAQALHDAPDILPKLRVYFIGGPNKMWSVDAFDYIEQHHPTLWMIEANSTYRGWFVGGTQTGDWGNRSFVAAHVAGRGALGDYFATLLDGTIKMGDSPSVGYLLRNALEDPSRPGWGGQFVPVWAGRKTVFNRLTTASDVAEAFGVVEFALPIPDGMTARHSARMIVDRRIRVDGQREGNVVRFRFSPRDAKVWPYAIESDVPALNGKAGQFSAVLPALERTRRRSTRHPHWWTDEPDPSAAEGVHAGARSVNRWREEFLRDFADRLLRTKASGPSQR, from the coding sequence ATGACGACGCGAGAACTGCCCTGGCCGTTTCTTCGCGTCACCATCGCGGCGTTGGCCGCGCTCGCGGTCATCTCCGGCGCCGTCGTGCCAGGCGGCGCCGCGGTGACACGACCACGCGTCATCGTCTCGACCGACATCGGGGGCACCGATCCCGACGACTTCCAGTCGATGGTGCACCTGTTGCTGTATGCAGACGTCGTCGACCTCGAGGGCCTCATCTCGTCGCCGTACGGGCCTGGACGACACGAACACATCCTGGCCGTGATCGACACGTACGCGTCCGATTACCCACGATTGAGGACACACGCCGCAACCTATCCCGAGCCGGAGCAGTTGCGTCGGATGGCGACCCAGGGCGCGCTCGACCGGGTGCAGGGCTCCGGCGTCGCTGGCGCGACGGCGGGGTCGGCGTGGATCGCCAAGCAGGCGAGGCGCGACGATCCACGGCCGTTGTACATCCTCGTCTGGGGTGGGCTCGAGGACGTCGCACAGGCCCTGCACGACGCCCCGGACATCCTGCCGAAGCTCCGCGTGTACTTCATTGGCGGGCCGAACAAGATGTGGAGCGTGGATGCGTTCGACTACATCGAGCAGCACCACCCGACCCTCTGGATGATCGAGGCCAACTCGACCTATCGCGGCTGGTTCGTGGGCGGCACCCAGACTGGCGACTGGGGCAACCGCTCCTTCGTGGCAGCGCATGTCGCCGGCCGGGGCGCGCTCGGCGACTACTTCGCGACGCTGCTCGACGGCACGATCAAGATGGGCGACAGTCCATCGGTCGGATACCTGCTGCGCAATGCGCTCGAGGATCCCTCCAGGCCAGGCTGGGGCGGCCAGTTCGTGCCCGTGTGGGCGGGACGCAAGACCGTATTCAATCGCCTGACGACCGCATCGGACGTCGCCGAGGCCTTCGGCGTGGTGGAGTTCGCCCTGCCGATCCCGGACGGCATGACGGCCCGGCACTCGGCGCGGATGATCGTCGACCGACGCATTCGTGTCGACGGCCAGCGCGAAGGGAACGTAGTGCGGTTCCGGTTCTCGCCGCGCGACGCGAAAGTGTGGCCGTACGCGATCGAGAGCGACGTGCCCGCACTCAACGGAAAGGCCGGGCAGTTCTCGGCAGTCCTTCCTGCTCTCGAGCGCACGCGCCGACGTTCCACGCGTCATCCGCACTGGTGGACCGACGAACCCGATCCCTCGGCTGCCGAAGGCGTCCACGCGGGCGCCCGGTCCGTGAACCGCTGGCGTGAGGAGTTCCTTCGCGACTTCGCGGACCGCCTGCTACGCACGAAGGCGTCCGGACCAAGCCAAAGGTAA
- a CDS encoding amidohydrolase, translating to MTHASLAFALSAPVLVLVACAPPPPSPDLVLINGRIFTGASAQPSAEALAITGERISAVGSSEAVRAMAGSATRVIDLHGQRVIPGLNDAHTHPGAQPRMEELRGPSVIEHDPTLPEVLERIKAAVARAPRDSWISGEIGGAVLDDPGATRFAVDAVSADHPVILVAWTGHGTLFNTAALRRLGVRDDEADPLGGSFRRMPGTTTLSGFAQEYAEFRLRRQLADTVTDDEQRAAFAAFTKEAAGFGITTAQAMMSTVSVERAPALLASATLPIRVRLIDFPLGPEPSPPAPARPAGRLTITGTKLVFDGTPVERGMWLREPYADWDTRGRANFAPEQLRRFLQRARDAGAQPMVHAAGDAAIDAVLDALDRTGGEAWRPLRPRIEHGDLLGPDQYERVRRLGVVVVQNPSHFMIPDVINTRFRGDTRRRTATVKSLVAAGIPFALGSDGPLNPFLNMMFATINAIQPSEALTLEQALRAYTAGAAFAEGQESTKGTLEVGKLADLAVLSQDIFAVPPAALPGTTSVMTIVGGRIVHERNSSGSSAGER from the coding sequence ATGACCCACGCCTCACTGGCATTCGCTCTGTCCGCACCGGTCCTCGTCCTCGTGGCCTGTGCGCCGCCGCCGCCGTCACCCGACCTCGTGCTCATCAACGGCCGTATCTTCACCGGCGCCAGTGCGCAGCCGTCGGCCGAGGCTCTCGCCATCACGGGCGAGCGGATCTCCGCGGTCGGCTCGTCGGAGGCTGTGCGAGCAATGGCAGGCAGCGCGACCAGGGTCATCGACCTGCATGGGCAGCGCGTAATCCCAGGGCTGAACGACGCGCACACGCATCCCGGGGCCCAGCCGCGGATGGAGGAACTGCGCGGACCGTCAGTCATCGAGCACGATCCGACTCTTCCCGAGGTCCTCGAGCGCATCAAGGCTGCCGTCGCTCGCGCTCCCCGCGACAGCTGGATTTCGGGCGAAATCGGCGGAGCCGTTCTCGATGACCCGGGCGCGACGCGCTTCGCCGTCGACGCCGTCTCAGCCGACCATCCCGTGATCCTCGTGGCGTGGACCGGCCACGGGACGCTGTTCAACACTGCCGCGCTGCGGCGGCTCGGCGTGCGCGACGACGAGGCCGATCCGCTGGGAGGTTCGTTCAGGCGCATGCCGGGCACGACGACGCTGTCCGGGTTCGCGCAGGAGTATGCCGAGTTCCGCTTGCGCAGGCAGCTTGCCGACACCGTCACCGACGACGAACAGCGAGCGGCGTTCGCCGCGTTCACAAAAGAAGCGGCGGGTTTCGGCATCACGACGGCCCAGGCCATGATGTCGACGGTGTCAGTCGAGCGAGCCCCGGCGCTGCTCGCCTCCGCCACACTCCCCATTCGGGTTCGCCTGATCGACTTTCCGCTGGGTCCGGAACCATCGCCTCCGGCCCCGGCTCGCCCGGCGGGCCGGCTGACGATTACAGGAACGAAGCTCGTGTTCGATGGCACGCCTGTCGAGCGGGGCATGTGGCTGCGAGAGCCCTACGCGGATTGGGACACGCGGGGGCGTGCCAACTTCGCGCCAGAACAATTGCGCCGGTTCCTCCAGCGCGCGCGTGATGCGGGCGCGCAACCCATGGTGCATGCCGCTGGCGACGCCGCCATCGATGCGGTGCTCGACGCGCTCGATCGCACGGGCGGCGAGGCCTGGCGCCCGCTGCGGCCACGGATCGAGCATGGCGACCTGCTCGGTCCCGACCAGTACGAACGCGTGCGTCGGCTGGGTGTGGTGGTGGTGCAGAACCCGTCGCACTTCATGATCCCGGACGTGATCAACACCCGCTTCCGAGGCGACACGAGAAGACGCACGGCGACAGTGAAGTCGCTCGTCGCCGCTGGCATCCCCTTCGCGCTCGGATCGGATGGACCGCTCAATCCCTTCCTCAACATGATGTTTGCGACGATCAACGCCATCCAGCCGTCTGAGGCGCTGACGCTCGAGCAGGCACTGCGTGCCTACACCGCCGGCGCCGCCTTCGCCGAAGGCCAGGAATCGACCAAAGGAACATTGGAAGTGGGCAAGCTCGCCGACCTCGCCGTCCTCTCGCAGGACATCTTCGCGGTGCCGCCGGCTGCATTGCCGGGCACGACCAGCGTGATGACCATCGTCGGCGGCCGGATTGTCCACGAACGGAACTCGTCCGGGTCGTCTGCCGGCGAGAGGTGA
- a CDS encoding GH39 family glycosyl hydrolase: MCRMLAVACLGLMVVGLAPRQASRNDPVTIAVDTTAPIGPMHPLWAWFGHDEPNYTYTPNGTKLLSALQELSPVAVFMRVHNLLTSGDGRPALKWGSTNVYTEDSQGRPVHDWTILDRIVDTYRARGMKPFVQLGFMPEALTSAPPGLPYRHFWKPGDSYNDIYTGWTYAPKDYRKWEALCFEVTRHLVQKYGREEVGSWWFEVWNEPDIGYWSGSVGPSRPGDPLAAEKSQTRRDEFNRLYDFAVEGVRRALPTARIGGPEVTGGAQGMLRTFLQHTSSGTNHATGRTGTPVDVITFHAKGSPTFVDNRVRMGVANHLRSIDAHFAVVGEFPMYARTPIVIGESDPEGCAACGVSHYPHNGYRNGAMFPTYTALQIARTYELADRHGVNLLGAVTWAFLFEDQPYFDGFRDLATNGITKPVLNTFRMLGQMSGDRVKAVSSAGLTVDEIRDNGVRDAPDISALAARSARSATVLIWNYHDDDLPAPPAAVTLTVDGLPAGRASVTHMRIDDTHSNSYAAWLTMGSPQKPTAAQYAELEQASALQPLRPARQVTVGPEGRVIETFELPRKSVSFVKLTW; encoded by the coding sequence ATGTGTCGCATGCTGGCAGTCGCGTGTCTCGGCCTGATGGTCGTCGGCCTGGCCCCGAGGCAGGCATCGCGTAACGATCCGGTGACGATTGCCGTCGACACGACCGCACCGATCGGGCCGATGCATCCCTTGTGGGCATGGTTCGGCCACGACGAGCCGAACTACACCTACACGCCCAACGGCACGAAGCTGCTGTCCGCGCTGCAGGAGCTCAGTCCGGTCGCCGTGTTCATGCGCGTCCACAACCTGTTGACGTCTGGCGATGGCCGTCCCGCGCTGAAGTGGGGATCGACCAACGTCTATACCGAGGACAGCCAGGGCCGTCCCGTCCACGACTGGACGATCCTCGATCGCATCGTGGACACCTACAGGGCGCGCGGGATGAAGCCGTTCGTACAACTCGGCTTCATGCCCGAGGCGCTAACATCGGCGCCGCCGGGCCTGCCTTACCGGCACTTCTGGAAGCCGGGTGATTCGTACAACGACATCTACACCGGATGGACATACGCGCCGAAGGACTACCGGAAGTGGGAGGCGCTCTGTTTCGAGGTGACGCGGCATCTCGTGCAGAAGTACGGGCGCGAGGAGGTCGGGAGCTGGTGGTTCGAGGTCTGGAACGAACCGGACATCGGCTACTGGAGCGGGTCGGTTGGGCCGAGCCGTCCCGGCGATCCGTTGGCGGCGGAGAAGTCGCAGACGCGGCGCGACGAGTTCAACAGGCTCTACGACTTCGCGGTGGAAGGCGTGCGCCGGGCATTGCCGACGGCACGGATCGGCGGCCCGGAGGTGACCGGCGGTGCGCAGGGCATGCTCCGCACCTTCCTGCAGCACACATCGTCTGGAACCAACCACGCCACCGGACGGACCGGCACGCCGGTCGACGTCATCACCTTCCACGCCAAGGGCAGCCCGACGTTTGTCGACAACCGGGTGCGCATGGGCGTCGCGAACCACCTTCGCAGCATCGATGCGCACTTTGCCGTCGTCGGCGAGTTCCCCATGTATGCCAGGACGCCGATCGTGATCGGCGAGTCGGATCCCGAGGGTTGCGCGGCGTGTGGCGTGAGCCACTATCCGCACAACGGGTACCGGAACGGCGCGATGTTCCCGACCTACACCGCGCTGCAAATCGCCCGCACCTACGAGCTGGCCGACCGCCACGGCGTGAACCTGCTCGGCGCCGTCACGTGGGCGTTCCTGTTCGAGGATCAGCCCTACTTCGACGGCTTCCGTGACCTGGCGACCAACGGCATCACCAAGCCGGTGCTGAACACCTTCCGGATGCTTGGCCAGATGTCTGGCGATCGCGTGAAGGCCGTGAGCTCGGCCGGGCTGACGGTGGACGAGATTCGCGACAACGGTGTCCGCGACGCTCCCGACATCTCGGCGCTCGCGGCACGGTCCGCGCGGTCGGCCACCGTCCTGATCTGGAACTATCACGACGACGACCTGCCGGCGCCACCTGCAGCGGTGACGCTCACCGTTGACGGCCTGCCCGCCGGACGAGCCTCCGTGACCCACATGCGGATCGACGATACCCACAGCAACTCGTACGCGGCATGGCTGACGATGGGCTCGCCGCAGAAGCCGACGGCGGCGCAGTACGCGGAGCTGGAGCAGGCCAGCGCGCTGCAACCCCTGCGGCCCGCCCGCCAGGTGACGGTCGGCCCCGAGGGTCGGGTCATCGAGACCTTCGAGTTGCCCCGCAAGAGCGTCTCCTTCGTCAAACTGACCTGGTAG
- a CDS encoding VOC family protein: MNKVQVQGVHHITIVGSTKQSAIDFWQGALGMPFVMEQPNLGKPDENHLYFDPGDGRLLTVFTNESREDAGRDAPREVGCVEHIAFNVSRATFQQAPARLGARGIDFIQRDRGFMDSIYLRDPNGLKVELACYKFETPAGFRDVDVLMKAQLLRVERGDHHITDEHLADAIEALMTSRPRLDSMEKVATPG, translated from the coding sequence GTGAACAAGGTGCAGGTGCAGGGCGTTCATCACATCACCATCGTCGGATCGACCAAGCAGAGCGCCATCGACTTCTGGCAGGGCGCGCTCGGCATGCCGTTCGTCATGGAGCAGCCCAACCTCGGCAAGCCGGACGAGAACCATCTGTACTTCGATCCGGGTGATGGCCGGCTGCTGACCGTCTTCACGAACGAGTCCCGCGAAGACGCCGGACGGGACGCGCCGCGAGAGGTGGGTTGCGTCGAGCACATCGCCTTCAACGTGTCGAGGGCGACGTTCCAGCAGGCGCCCGCGCGCCTTGGCGCGCGGGGCATCGACTTCATCCAGCGCGATCGCGGCTTCATGGACTCCATCTACCTTCGCGATCCGAACGGCCTGAAGGTCGAGCTCGCGTGCTACAAGTTCGAGACGCCCGCAGGCTTTCGCGACGTCGACGTGCTGATGAAGGCGCAGTTACTGCGCGTCGAGCGCGGCGACCATCACATCACCGACGAGCACCTCGCCGATGCGATCGAGGCGTTGATGACGTCCCGGCCTCGCCTGGACTCCAT